The genomic window aaatttacataaagggaagaaatttcatgtatacagtttcAAGAACATAATATTTcaaaccctcccctccccaattGTGTTATTAGACATCTGAGTTTTAAGAGTTCATTGCATATCCTGCTGCCACCTTGTTACTGGATATGTGacttgaaattattttctctaagACTGTGTTTTGCTTTCACTAGTTACTTTACTCTGAGAAAAATAATACATCCCAAGACTAGGGTGTTAGACTTTGAAGATGATAACTAATGCTCCAGGTCACATGGTGTCCTGCtacttgggactgcctctgaTTTCTTGCAGTTTTAGGATTTATCTCATATTGGTTTCCTTTCATTCAGGAATCATAATGCTGTACTGCCTTTTGCCCAGTGGCTGAATGAAATTAACTCATAGATCTTTGTCTGGTTTCTTGTACTTCCACAGTAGGAAGCTATTCCCTGTAGCAGGTAATGCTTTATGGACAGATGTAAAAATCTATTGTTGATTTTTGATAGCCTCCTTCATATCCAAAATATTTGCTGAGTATCAGATTTGATATAATCATTTTTCTGTGGGTTATCTGCTTTCTATTTAAGctgaatataagaaataaaaaagaaaatgtgaaacagatattttataattctctttttgacaatctttatttaaaaggaataatgattctataaaaaagaaaaaaaattgtgtcaCTGAGCTTGTAGACATTTGTATGATTCTAAATCAGTGCTCTGGGATGcagtgagaaagcagaggaaattaAACAGAGTTTTCATTATCTGGttgaacaagaaaaaataaggtTCTATGAGATGAAATTGAACTTTTATTAATGTTATATCATAAATACCAGAGTTCCTGCTTTGAAATGATCTTTCATTCACTCTTGAGAGACAAGTGTTAGCCAACTAGCCTACAACATATAGAGCTAAGGATCTATGACATAGTTTTAACACCTAAGTGTGATGCAATCCTTGGTCCCTAGTCATCCCTTTTTCACAgctaattatattgatttttaatattttacacaaTTCTTTAGGTTCATTGAAACATATTTCAATGTGCTTATATTCACCATTTACTTGCTTGTTTTTTACTTGATAAATACAAGGAATTTTATATCGTGTGTTAAAAATCATAATGTAGgaagaaatatcaaaaaaaatttaaacaactgCTGATTTGTGTAGCTgaaattttgctttgtttctgatttaaagataaaacaaagcTTCTTTCTTGCCCAGAATCATTTACTCCTTTTCTTGCTTACTACATCagctaaaaaaaaagtcatataagGGTCAAAATGAGTATGCTGTTTTTCCTcaactttaaaagaaatatggTTAACTCTCATCATGAAATGGTAAGTTCCTAGAGTCATTGTACTAATTATCCTTGATCATGCTTTTTAAAGTTCCTTTCATAATACCTTTagttgaattttttaattaacacaaaattattcataggtgttttccaattgaaaatttatctctgttaaaaataagagtgggaataagagagggaggagatatacaggttTTTACATGTTCCCTTGGACTTACCTCtgagggtaaagctaaaaacttgccatgggactccaaatcccattaagtggcagataccaatgccatcttactagttaaaatgatcagtttaagttcataaagataggattaagtgtcaaagggatcacataaataagaccagtgtctgctaataataatagatagaactaagaaggagagaatgatcaaacatgggaagcaggaaacatagcagactcatagaatggcagatgtcctaaacagcactgtggcctcagaatcagcccttaaggcattcagatctggctaaaaagcccataagagcatttcaggcatggaaagccaagacactgtggcaaaaaatgacctaaatgaaagatctctgtgagtaagatcctggtggaaagaaggggccgtcaaagaaggaagtacctttctctgaagggaagagagaacatccatcaactttgattatggccctgtctaaatagtgtcagagtttgtgaattcaaaagacttccatagccttggcagctcatgacaagagcctcgggtgatcactgatgtcataaataagagtgtcaatttttaaatcaacaacaagagtccctgtgcacttgctccccatgtaggaactctgtccttaatgtgttgcactgtgagaattaatagtaaaacctgtcttcaaacagtactttatactttgtgtgcctgtgtgagtgcaaactgttgaaatctttacttagcatagagttgatcttctgtatataaagatgatttaacatgaatcttaatgaagaacggaatgggagatggaataggaggtgggacagtttaggggtgggagggcaggtatagggggaagaatcactttaatccaaaagctgtacttatttatttactttttgacaggcagagtggacagtgagagagacagacagagagaaaggtcttcctttaccgctggctcaccctccaatggccactgcggctggtgcaccgtgctgatccgaagccaggagccaggtgcttctcgtctcccagggggtgcagggcccaagcacttgggacatcctccactgcactcccgggccacagcagagaactggactggaagaagggcaaccgggacagaatccggcaccctgactgggactagaatccggggtgccggcactgttaggcggagaattagcctattgagccacggtgctggcccaaaagctgtacttataaaatttatatttattaaataaaagctttctataaaaaatgaaGTTCCTTTCAGCTATTATCTACtatgttatttttcttataattattgttgaattttacttaatctttttcaaaatttattggaggatatttattttctccaatTGGTGAATTACAGTGAAAGATTTTGAGGTGCTAAAATATCTTTATCTTATATGCAAACATAATTTCATGTTATGACATATgttaatttctaatatttgcaTCTATactcataaatataaaaattgatattttctcTTGTTCATTATCTTTACTTGGAATTTATGTTAAGGTTATGTAAATTGAATAAATGCAATCTTTTAATATTTAGTCTCTAAAAAACTTATAGTGAAATTTGAGACATAGCATAATAAAActtgcatttcaaatataaacataaaatcacCAAGTCTCCagccaaaaaaaaatcaaatactttataAAACGAAAGAATTAGAGCataggcaggcatttgacacagtagttaagctgctgcttggaatgtccacatcccatactgcagtgtcTAGGTTGGAGTCCAGGCTTCAGTGTCCAtcccaggttcttgctaatgcacacactcaGAAGCAACagctgacagctcaagtacttgcattccCACCATCCACAGGGAAGACTCAAACtgagtttgaggctcctggcatcaacctgGAGTAACCTTGgcttgttgcagtcatttgaagtgaaccagtggatggaaaacatccctgtcttttctctgttccctttttctgcctctcaaataagcaaaatagatgaataacaaattaaatttttaaaaaaattaaactaggaATCAGGCATACAAAACAAATACAAAGTGACCCATATACAAAACAAAGCAATAATGGAACTACATGGATCCCAGTGAAAGAGTGTAAGCCAATGGTTTTATTTCCAGCTAACTTGCCCTTCAAAGATTAAGGCTATgtagaaaaaatgttaaatataaaagacCTTAAAGAGTTCTGCACTGGGACCAGTGCCTGGCAGAGTAGGCTAAGGCTTCGCCtaaagtaccagcatcccatatgggcatccgttccagtcccatctgctccttttcagatccatctctctgttaatggcctgagaaaacagtagaagatggcccaagtgtttgggtcctacacccatgtcggagaccaggaagaagtgcctggctcctggcttcagatggccccatctccagctgttccagccatttggggtgtgaaccagcaaatggaagatctttctctgtttctccctatctctgtctgtaactctacttctctgataagtaaataaaatcttaaaaaaatttctgcatTCAACAATCCTTCTTGAACAATCTAGTAAACAATGAATACTAACCAAACCAAAGACGAGTAGCAAAACTTGAGCAAAAAGGCAGATTGTAAATTCAAAATGGTATAATTGCATACTctagattaaaataaaatgtgacatGATCCATATAGAAGTACATACAGATATGAGTATGGATGGATTCATGTCCgtgcatataattttttttgtcttggaAGAGCCTAGGAATGATAAATTCTCAGTATCAATGAGTATAGCTGGAAATCAGATCTTAGCTTCCAGTGTCATGCCCAAATAAAAGGGCTCCCTAGAGAAGTCATTAAGACTAGGGTTGGGGGCAGAATACAACAGGAACCTGGAATATGTTGAGGTTccaagaaataataaattaaatggaaaagaTGGGGTACATCAATAAAAGCAACAGGGCACAAGTGGCCAAGTGAAAGAGATATAGGTGGACAAAACTAGTGCAGAGAATAAAATTGATAGTTGTAATTCAGAAGAAAACATgtacaaacataaataaataaatgaatgaacaaaaaacCCACAAGACAAAATCTCAAAATTATAGCATTCATAGGCAAAATACAATAATAAGATACAAAATCAGTATGCAAAAATTATGAGAGATACATAATATACCACAGATTGAAAATGTGTTTCCCCTGAAACTTTTGTCATACCCAGTATGAAGAAATACTGGCATCATTCATCCACTAATATGGTGCCCTGAACAGTGTACAATATTGATTTTCTGATGTTACTAAAAAACACATCCTTTTGGTCTACTCAAGAAAGAAAATCATGCATACCcaaatttagaaatattataCAAAATTAACGACTAGTATGTAATAAAAGGAGTTATGAGCAATTAGGAAAGAGTAAAGGAGAGTCATGGATGGGAAATGAAGGAGACTTGACGAATAAATGCAATGCAAGTTCCATACTATGTCCAGGAAGCTTAAAAAGAAAGATGCTGAGAAAATAGTGAAATTGAAATATTGTCAGTAGCCCTATAAGAGATGGGATATAAAATGGCTTGTGaaagtctaaatataaagcaTGCAGAAGCAAGATCCAACAGCAAGAAAGGAGTTGAAAGAAAAGTTTCATGTAATTCAATATCTAATTAGGTTTAGGAGATAAAGGATATGAAAACCCAGGGAGATCTCGCATTTCAATATGGCCCAAGAGAAAAGCTCAATGAGAAAGGCACCTATAAACAATTCCCAAAAGTTTGAACAAAGCTTTACAGGAAGAGCCTAAATACACTCAACAAATTGTCCTGATAATTGTTCAGTCTATTCTCCAGGGCTTCACTATCAGACACTTGAGGGTTGTGGGGAATTGAAATTCTAAAGAACTCCCTCTGGGTgagggaagtgggggtgggggagctgttTTGTTCCTGGCTGATGTAACAGCACCAAAACATTAACCAAGATGCTTCAAGTTGGACTGCAACTCCCTGATGACACACAGCAATGATAATGTGCCTGTGACATCTGCACATGACAGACTTAATGAGGAGGACAGATACATCACAAAGTTGGAATATAGGCAATAAATATACACGCAAAGCAAGCAGGAATTACCATGCATGTATACATTCCGTTATTTACAAAGTGCATTTCTGGTAATAATTCTTAATGTGCCTCAGAGAAACTGTGGAtctcattttgaaaatttcatcatCAAGAAACAGGCAGCAAGAAAACATGAAAACTGACCAAAACTGTGAATCACTTGAGGGGCAAGACCAAGATGGCATGGCCCAATGGATAATCTTATTTCAGGAAAAGGAAACAGCTGTTTATTCTCTCTCCTGAAGTCAGTTTAGCTGCAAAGGGGATTAGTAATCAATAATTGGCATGGAGACAGAGTATTCCAACCAGACCATGGTCAGCTACTTTTACCTCGAAGGTCTGATGTACATTGCTGACCATCCCAGcctcttttttctcctcttcctcctcatctaAACCATCACAGTGATTGGGAATCTCCTTATTCTCATCACTGTGGGCTCTGACACTTACCTGCAGTCTCCCATGTACCACTTCCTGGGGCACCTCTCCTTCCTGGATGCGTGTTTGTCTACAGTGACAGTGCCCAAGGTCATGGCAGGCTTGCTGACTCTGGATGGAAAGGTGATCGCCTTGAGGGCTGTGCCATGCAGCTGTACTGCTTCCACTTCCTGGCCAGCACTGAGTGCTTCCTGTATACAGTCATGGCCTATGACCGTTACCTGGCTATTTGCCAGCCCCTGCACTACCCAGTGGCCATGAACTGGCAGGTGTGTGCCAGGCTGGCTGGCATCACTTGGGCCATAGGGGCCACACACTCTGCAATTCATACCTCTCTGACCTTCCACCTGCTCTACTGTGGTCCTCACCACATTGCTTACTTCTTTTGTGATATCCCCCCGGTGTTGAAGCTGGCCTGTGCAGACACCACCACCAATGAGCTTGTCATGCTTGCCAACATTGGCATTGTGGCTGCTGGCTGCCTGATCTTCATTGTCATATCGTACGTCTTCATCATGGCAGCTGTGCTGTGCATccacacagcagagggctggcagcGGGCCTTCTCCACCTGTACTGCCCACCTCACAGTGGTGCTGCTCTACTATGTGCCCCCTGTCTGTATCTACCTGCAGCCAAGCTCCggtggggcaggagctggggctcctgctg from Oryctolagus cuniculus chromosome 1, mOryCun1.1, whole genome shotgun sequence includes these protein-coding regions:
- the LOC100356166 gene encoding LOW QUALITY PROTEIN: olfactory receptor 10S1 (The sequence of the model RefSeq protein was modified relative to this genomic sequence to represent the inferred CDS: inserted 1 base in 1 codon; substituted 1 base at 1 genomic stop codon), with translation IGMETEYSNQTMVSYFYLEGLMYIADHPSLFFLLFLLIXTITVIGNLLILITVGSDTYLQSPMYHFLGHLSFLDACLSTVTVPKVMAGLLTLDGKVIAXEGCAMQLYCFHFLASTECFLYTVMAYDRYLAICQPLHYPVAMNWQVCARLAGITWAIGATHSAIHTSLTFHLLYCGPHHIAYFFCDIPPVLKLACADTTTNELVMLANIGIVAAGCLIFIVISYVFIMAAVLCIHTAEGWQRAFSTCTAHLTVVLLYYVPPVCIYLQPSSGGAGAGAPAVFYTIITAMLNPFIYTLRNKEVKQALGRLLCQVPGDRPAGGQPP